One genomic region from Salinicola endophyticus encodes:
- a CDS encoding hydroxymethylpyrimidine/phosphomethylpyrimidine kinase, translated as MRYDDKPVVLVLAGHDPSGGAGLVADAEAVRGCGGWPVTIPTAMTVQSTRDVHAVEPCNGDFIRRAARALFEDFRIAAIKVGLIPDAEVLAAIIDVARMRPGIPLIVDPVIASGSGSELSTPGLAADIRNRLLPLVDILTPNRRELSLLATQPAADEVAQVVEVMSLGCAAVLVTGTDPLEGEPTAGHVVHTLHTPELNRQWQWPRLPADYHGSGCTLASALATRLAAGEGLAAACAQAQRFTWDTLDHGLALGRGQFLPDRVWRAPDFDATLE; from the coding sequence ATCCGTTACGACGACAAGCCGGTGGTGCTGGTGCTGGCGGGGCACGACCCCAGCGGTGGCGCCGGGCTGGTGGCAGATGCCGAGGCGGTACGCGGCTGCGGCGGCTGGCCGGTCACCATTCCCACCGCGATGACCGTGCAGTCGACCCGCGACGTGCACGCGGTCGAGCCATGCAACGGCGACTTCATCCGCCGCGCCGCCAGGGCGCTGTTCGAGGATTTCCGCATCGCTGCGATCAAGGTGGGGCTGATCCCCGACGCCGAGGTACTGGCGGCGATCATCGATGTGGCGCGCATGCGCCCGGGGATTCCACTGATCGTCGATCCGGTGATCGCCAGCGGCAGTGGCTCTGAGTTATCCACACCCGGTCTGGCCGCTGACATCCGCAATCGTCTCTTACCCCTTGTGGATATCTTGACCCCCAACCGCCGCGAGCTTTCGCTGCTGGCCACTCAGCCGGCGGCGGACGAGGTCGCCCAGGTGGTCGAGGTGATGTCGCTCGGCTGTGCCGCGGTGCTGGTCACCGGCACCGACCCGCTGGAGGGCGAGCCGACCGCCGGGCACGTGGTGCATACGCTGCATACTCCGGAGCTCAACCGCCAGTGGCAGTGGCCGCGGCTGCCGGCCGACTATCACGGTTCCGGCTGCACCCTGGCCTCGGCGCTGGCTACCCGGCTCGCCGCCGGTGAAGGGCTGGCTGCCGCCTGCGCTCAGGCGCAGCGCTTCACCTGGGATACTCTCGATCACGGTCTGGCGCTGGGCCGGGGGCAGTTTCTGCCCGACCGGGTATGGCGGGCGCCCGACTTCGATGCCACGCTGGAGTGA
- the thiE gene encoding thiamine phosphate synthase, protein MSTPSGGMSGALPHGLYAITDSQLLADDRTLLAACEQALAAGVVLLQYRDKSADAERRWRQATALAALGERFGVTLIVNDDLALAERLQQRWGERVGLHLGQQDTPLALARQRLGDTAIIGATCHASLTLAAQAADAGASYLAFGRFFASRTKPEAPPAPLSVLGEAARFGLPRVAIGGIEAATIGAAREAGAELLAVVNAIFASPDIAAAVRALDARLAPISEFRNC, encoded by the coding sequence ATGTCGACACCGTCTGGCGGCATGTCAGGGGCACTGCCCCATGGGCTCTATGCGATCACCGACAGCCAGCTGCTGGCGGACGACCGCACGCTGCTGGCGGCCTGCGAACAGGCGCTGGCAGCTGGCGTGGTGCTGCTGCAGTACCGCGACAAGTCGGCGGATGCCGAGCGCCGCTGGCGCCAGGCCACGGCGCTGGCGGCGCTCGGCGAGCGCTTCGGCGTGACGCTGATCGTCAATGACGACCTGGCCCTGGCCGAGCGTCTGCAGCAGCGCTGGGGCGAGCGGGTCGGGCTGCACCTGGGCCAGCAGGACACCCCGCTGGCACTGGCCCGCCAGCGCCTGGGCGATACGGCGATCATCGGCGCCACCTGCCACGCCTCGCTGACGCTGGCCGCGCAGGCCGCCGATGCCGGCGCCAGCTATCTCGCCTTCGGCCGCTTCTTCGCCTCGCGCACCAAGCCCGAGGCGCCGCCTGCGCCGCTATCCGTGCTCGGTGAGGCTGCCCGCTTCGGCCTGCCGCGGGTGGCGATCGGTGGCATCGAGGCGGCCACCATCGGCGCCGCGCGGGAAGCCGGCGCCGAGCTGCTGGCGGTGGTCAACGCCATCTTCGCCAGCCCCGATATTGCCGCCGCGGTACGCGCGCTGGATGCGCGGCTGGCACCGATTTCTGAATTCCGTAACTGTTGA
- the hemL gene encoding glutamate-1-semialdehyde 2,1-aminomutase encodes MTTSAELFERACRHIPGGVNSPVRAFKGMSRAPIFVERAQGAYLFDVEGKRYIDYVGSWGPMITGHADPDVLGAVRERLDSGLSFGTPTAIETTMADLICEIMPSIDMVRMVNSGTEATMSAIRLARGFTGRDKIVKFEGNYHGHSDSLLVKAGSGALTHGEPSSPGVPAALAEHTLTLPYNDIEAVHECFESLGDEIACIIVEPVAGNMNLIPPRPGFLEALREVCDRYASVLIFDEVMTGFRVALGGAQAHFGVTPDLTCLGKIVGGGMPVGAFGGKREIMSQISPLGPVYQAGTLSGNPLAMAAGIALLEKVRQPGFHDALATRVETLCDGLEARAREAGVGLITQRAGGMFGLFFTAQQRVDNFGQTMACDAQAFRDFFAQMLESGVYLAPSAFEAGFMSSAHTHDDIQTTLLASERAFAAMAR; translated from the coding sequence ATGACGACCTCCGCCGAACTCTTCGAACGTGCCTGCCGCCACATTCCGGGCGGCGTCAATTCTCCCGTGCGCGCCTTCAAGGGGATGTCGCGCGCGCCGATCTTCGTCGAGCGCGCCCAGGGGGCCTATCTGTTCGACGTCGAGGGCAAGCGCTATATCGACTACGTCGGCTCCTGGGGGCCGATGATCACCGGTCACGCCGACCCGGACGTGCTCGGGGCGGTGCGCGAGCGTCTCGACAGCGGGCTCTCCTTCGGCACGCCGACCGCGATCGAGACCACCATGGCCGATCTGATCTGCGAGATCATGCCGTCGATCGACATGGTGCGCATGGTCAACTCGGGCACCGAGGCGACCATGTCGGCGATTCGTCTGGCGCGCGGCTTTACCGGGCGTGACAAGATCGTCAAGTTCGAGGGCAACTATCATGGTCACTCCGACTCGCTGCTGGTCAAGGCGGGCTCCGGCGCGCTGACCCACGGCGAACCGAGCTCGCCCGGGGTACCGGCAGCGCTCGCCGAGCACACCCTGACGCTGCCCTACAACGATATCGAGGCGGTGCACGAGTGCTTCGAGTCGCTGGGCGACGAGATCGCCTGCATCATCGTCGAGCCGGTGGCCGGCAACATGAACCTGATCCCGCCGCGTCCTGGCTTCCTCGAGGCGCTGCGTGAGGTGTGCGACCGCTATGCCAGCGTGCTGATCTTCGATGAGGTGATGACGGGCTTCCGTGTCGCCCTCGGCGGGGCCCAGGCGCACTTCGGCGTGACCCCGGACCTCACCTGCCTGGGCAAGATCGTCGGTGGCGGCATGCCGGTGGGCGCGTTCGGCGGCAAGCGTGAGATCATGAGCCAGATCTCGCCGCTGGGGCCGGTCTACCAGGCGGGTACGCTGTCGGGTAACCCGCTGGCCATGGCGGCAGGTATCGCGCTGCTCGAGAAGGTGCGCCAGCCGGGCTTCCACGACGCCCTGGCGACCCGCGTCGAGACCCTCTGCGACGGGCTCGAGGCGCGGGCCAGAGAAGCCGGGGTGGGATTGATCACCCAGCGTGCCGGTGGCATGTTCGGGCTCTTCTTCACCGCCCAGCAGCGGGTCGACAACTTCGGCCAGACCATGGCCTGCGACGCCCAGGCGTTCCGCGACTTCTTCGCCCAGATGCTGGAGTCCGGCGTCTATCTGGCGCCGTCGGCCTTCGAGGCCGGCTTCATGTCGAGTGCGCACACGCACGACGACATCCAGACCACTTTGCTGGCCAGCGAGCGTGCGTTCGCGGCCATGGCCCGGTGA
- a CDS encoding AAA family ATPase, with translation MSRALIQALKESDCFDHPVGAIDVFETPISWVVLTGDYAYKIKKSLDYGTFLDFSSLDKRRRLCEQEVELNRRVAPALYLGCVAISGSEEAPRVNDDSAPIEYAVKMRQFSNRHLLSSLQASGELSVELLDDLIDQLVALHESAPRIADDSPYGSPAHTRQMLVEEFELIESLLDQQAIGQTPEDRAELECVKTLTLESFARLEPLLAARRRDGFIRESHGDIHLGNAVRFEGKAILFNGIEFNERLRWCDVACELAFLIMDLEARGEREFAHHALNRYLELSGDYPVVRLLDFYKRYRALLRARIELIRDHDAGRIDDLPEGEPLEVFRRYLAMARAYSEFRFPYLILAVGVSGSGKSRFTEEIVRRLGGVRIRSDVERKRLFDFSALPADADEVYGEAATAQTYQRLAELAGSVLEAGLPACIDATCLLREQRKLLRFEAERRGLPVLMVSFEADHATLRARIVKRARRSGEPSETSLAILDHQLERFEPFADDEISYLVHLDTTAADANLTLASLIQERMRLH, from the coding sequence ATGAGCCGAGCGCTGATCCAGGCACTCAAGGAGAGTGACTGCTTCGACCATCCGGTCGGTGCCATCGACGTATTCGAGACCCCCATCTCCTGGGTGGTGCTGACCGGCGATTACGCCTACAAGATCAAGAAGTCGCTGGACTATGGCACCTTCCTCGACTTCTCCAGCCTCGACAAGCGTCGGCGGCTGTGCGAGCAGGAGGTCGAGCTCAACCGGCGCGTGGCGCCGGCGCTCTATCTGGGCTGTGTCGCCATCTCCGGCAGCGAGGAGGCGCCGCGGGTCAACGACGACAGCGCGCCGATCGAGTACGCGGTCAAGATGCGCCAGTTCAGCAACCGCCATCTGCTGAGCTCGCTGCAGGCCAGCGGCGAGCTCTCGGTTGAGCTGCTCGACGATCTGATCGACCAGCTGGTGGCGCTGCACGAGTCGGCGCCGCGGATCGCAGACGACAGCCCCTACGGCTCGCCGGCGCATACCCGGCAGATGCTGGTGGAGGAGTTCGAGCTGATCGAGTCGCTGCTCGATCAGCAAGCGATCGGCCAGACGCCGGAGGACCGCGCCGAGCTCGAGTGCGTCAAGACGCTGACACTGGAGAGCTTCGCCCGGCTCGAGCCGCTGCTCGCGGCGCGCCGCCGTGACGGCTTCATCCGCGAAAGCCATGGGGATATCCACCTCGGCAACGCGGTGCGCTTCGAGGGCAAGGCGATCCTGTTCAACGGCATCGAGTTCAACGAGCGCCTGCGCTGGTGCGATGTCGCCTGCGAGCTGGCGTTCCTGATCATGGATCTGGAGGCGCGTGGCGAGCGGGAATTCGCCCACCACGCGCTCAACCGCTATCTCGAACTTTCCGGTGACTACCCCGTGGTGCGCCTGCTCGATTTCTACAAGCGCTATCGGGCGCTGCTGCGGGCGCGCATCGAGCTGATCCGTGACCACGACGCCGGGCGCATCGACGATCTGCCCGAGGGTGAGCCGCTCGAAGTATTCCGGCGCTATCTGGCGATGGCGCGGGCGTACAGCGAGTTCCGCTTCCCCTACCTGATTCTCGCCGTCGGAGTATCCGGCAGTGGCAAGAGCCGCTTCACCGAGGAGATCGTGCGCCGTCTGGGCGGCGTGCGTATCCGTTCCGACGTCGAGCGCAAGCGCCTGTTCGATTTCAGCGCGCTACCCGCGGACGCCGACGAGGTCTATGGCGAGGCCGCCACCGCGCAGACCTACCAGCGCCTGGCCGAGCTGGCCGGCAGCGTGCTGGAGGCGGGGCTACCGGCGTGCATCGACGCCACCTGCCTGCTGCGCGAGCAGCGCAAGCTGCTGCGCTTCGAGGCCGAGCGCCGTGGGCTGCCGGTGCTGATGGTGAGCTTCGAGGCCGACCACGCCACGCTGCGCGCGCGCATCGTCAAGCGCGCCCGCCGTAGCGGCGAGCCATCCGAAACCAGCCTGGCGATCCTCGACCACCAGCTCGAGCGCTTCGAGCCGTTCGCCGACGACGAGATCAGCTACCTGGTGCATCTGGACACCACGGCAGCCGACGCCAACCTGACTCTGGCCTCGCTGATCCAGGAGCGCATGCGGCTGCATTGA
- a CDS encoding LuxR C-terminal-related transcriptional regulator — MNTETTDIVLVTDCNSQSVLFLDYIHQKTGCRVSALNPQERFLMPEGRRALVLLDGDHVNEKDLLVWNTRAEENKAIVLSAFNVRDNKQVMELLIGIHLRGVFYRQDNLELICKGIVKLLEGELWISRPLSAMLIDFYRRQQVNTYRPVCGLTRRELEIVTLLVSGASNTEIAEKLFVSEHTVKSHLYNLFRKINVHNRIQATNWARQNLGTIPVMASRYANGRR; from the coding sequence ATGAACACTGAAACCACCGACATCGTACTTGTAACGGACTGTAACTCACAGTCCGTTCTATTCCTAGACTATATCCACCAAAAGACCGGCTGCCGGGTCTCTGCGCTCAATCCCCAGGAGCGTTTTCTGATGCCAGAGGGCCGGCGCGCACTGGTGCTGCTCGATGGCGACCACGTCAACGAGAAGGATCTGCTGGTGTGGAACACCCGCGCCGAGGAGAACAAGGCCATCGTGCTATCGGCCTTCAACGTGCGCGATAACAAGCAGGTCATGGAGCTGTTGATCGGCATCCACCTACGCGGCGTATTTTATCGGCAGGACAATCTCGAGCTGATCTGTAAAGGTATTGTCAAACTTCTCGAGGGCGAGCTGTGGATTTCGCGCCCGCTCTCGGCGATGCTGATCGACTTCTATCGTCGTCAGCAGGTCAATACCTATCGTCCGGTCTGCGGGCTGACCCGACGCGAGCTCGAGATCGTGACACTGCTGGTCTCCGGCGCCAGCAATACCGAAATCGCCGAAAAGCTCTTCGTCAGCGAGCACACGGTGAAGTCGCATCTCTACAATCTGTTCCGCAAGATCAACGTCCACAACCGTATCCAGGCCACCAACTGGGCGCGCCAGAACCTCGGCACCATCCCGGTGATGGCCTCGCGCTACGCCAACGGTCGCCGCTGA
- the rdgB gene encoding RdgB/HAM1 family non-canonical purine NTP pyrophosphatase: MTATPQDLVVASGNPGKLAEFQQLLGPLGFRVRAQAEFGVDDVEETGLTFVENALLKARAAARASGGPALADDSGLAVDALNGAPGIYSARYAGEPKSDRANNDKLLSALREVPEGQRGARYWCVLVYLRHADDPVPIIVQQDWPGDILAYPRGEGGFGYDPLFWVPECSASVAELSAEEKNRLSHRGRALQTLIARLSA; this comes from the coding sequence ATGACCGCCACCCCACAAGATCTCGTCGTCGCCAGCGGTAACCCGGGAAAACTGGCCGAGTTTCAACAGCTTCTCGGGCCGCTAGGGTTTCGTGTCCGGGCCCAGGCCGAGTTCGGCGTCGATGACGTCGAGGAGACCGGCCTGACCTTCGTCGAAAATGCCCTACTCAAGGCGCGCGCCGCGGCCCGCGCCAGCGGCGGCCCTGCGCTGGCCGACGACTCCGGCCTGGCGGTGGATGCGCTGAACGGTGCACCGGGGATCTACTCCGCGCGTTACGCCGGGGAGCCCAAGAGCGACCGCGCCAACAATGACAAGCTGCTGAGCGCGCTGCGCGAGGTGCCCGAGGGTCAGCGCGGAGCGCGTTACTGGTGTGTGCTGGTCTACCTGCGTCACGCCGACGATCCGGTGCCGATCATCGTCCAGCAGGATTGGCCGGGGGATATTCTCGCCTACCCGCGGGGCGAGGGCGGTTTCGGTTACGATCCGCTGTTCTGGGTGCCGGAGTGCAGTGCGAGCGTCGCCGAGCTGAGCGCCGAGGAGAAAAACCGCCTGAGCCACCGTGGCCGCGCCCTGCAGACGCTGATCGCGCGGCTGTCGGCGTGA
- the hemW gene encoding radical SAM family heme chaperone HemW: protein MSLQPPVAAAPGGLPPLALYIHVPWCVRKCPYCDFNSHGVGYGAALPEAAYVAALLEDLDADLAWVQGREIVSIFIGGGTPSLFSPEAYQQLFAGLRQRLAFAADIEITLEANPGTTEHGRFAGYREAGINRLSLGVQSFQPAQLTALGRIHSGDEAVQAMQLARDAGFDNVNLDLMHGLPGQDTALALADIEQALALGPTHLSWYQLTLEPNTEFFSQPPPLPDEERLWDIQDAGHALLEEAGFSRYEISAYARPGRAARHNLNYWRFGDYLGIGAGAHAKLSRPDGHGGLQIERRWKTRQPQAYLRRANDPRGFVAGGRTVDEETLPLEFLMNALRLTQGVDLADWQNHTGRALSELTPRLAVARQRGLLADSPSRLQATPQGLLFLNDLLALLDEA from the coding sequence GTGAGTCTGCAGCCCCCTGTGGCGGCGGCGCCCGGCGGGCTGCCGCCGCTGGCGCTCTATATCCACGTGCCCTGGTGCGTGCGCAAGTGCCCCTACTGCGATTTCAACTCGCACGGGGTCGGCTACGGCGCTGCCCTGCCGGAGGCGGCCTATGTGGCTGCGCTGCTCGAGGATCTCGACGCCGACCTGGCGTGGGTGCAGGGGCGCGAGATCGTCAGCATCTTCATCGGTGGCGGTACCCCCAGCCTGTTTTCCCCCGAGGCCTACCAGCAGCTGTTTGCCGGGCTGCGTCAGCGGCTGGCCTTTGCCGCGGATATCGAGATCACCCTCGAGGCCAACCCCGGGACCACCGAGCACGGGCGTTTCGCCGGCTACCGCGAGGCGGGGATCAACCGCCTGTCGCTGGGCGTGCAGAGTTTCCAACCCGCGCAGCTGACGGCACTCGGGCGCATCCATAGCGGCGATGAGGCGGTCCAGGCGATGCAGCTGGCGCGCGACGCCGGGTTCGACAACGTCAATCTCGATCTGATGCACGGACTGCCGGGTCAGGACACGGCGCTGGCGCTGGCCGATATCGAGCAGGCGCTGGCGCTGGGGCCGACGCATCTCTCCTGGTATCAACTGACCCTGGAGCCGAACACCGAGTTCTTCTCACAGCCGCCGCCGCTGCCCGACGAGGAGCGGCTGTGGGACATCCAGGATGCTGGTCACGCGCTGCTCGAGGAGGCCGGCTTCTCGCGCTACGAGATCTCCGCCTATGCCCGGCCCGGGCGCGCAGCACGGCACAACCTCAACTACTGGCGCTTCGGCGACTACCTGGGGATCGGTGCCGGCGCCCACGCCAAGCTGAGCCGACCTGATGGTCACGGCGGGCTGCAGATCGAGCGACGCTGGAAGACGCGTCAGCCGCAGGCCTATCTGCGGCGTGCCAACGATCCGCGCGGTTTCGTCGCCGGCGGGCGTACGGTCGATGAGGAGACGCTGCCGCTGGAGTTTCTGATGAACGCACTGCGGCTGACGCAAGGTGTCGATCTCGCCGACTGGCAAAACCATACCGGGCGCGCGCTGTCTGAGTTGACGCCGCGTCTCGCCGTAGCGCGGCAGCGAGGCCTGCTGGCGGACTCGCCGTCGCGGCTGCAGGCGACGCCGCAAGGACTGTTATTCTTGAATGATCTGTTGGCACTGCTCGACGAGGCGTGA
- a CDS encoding OmpA family protein, giving the protein MNKTWWLAVPLAVAVGVSGCASNDGYQQQSTQQDGGNTNTWGGAGIGAVAGAVAGALSGHGGSSTRDRALIGAAAGAAIGGGVGAYMDSQEKELRNRLDGTGIGVERNGNNLILNMPSNVTFGFDSSELQTPARQALNDVNAVLRAYPDTRIGVAGYTDSTGAESYNQKLSERRAQAVASYLEQGGVESGRISAVGYGESHPVASNDTDAGRAQNRRVEITLTPTKQS; this is encoded by the coding sequence ATGAACAAGACCTGGTGGCTGGCCGTGCCGCTCGCCGTGGCCGTGGGTGTCAGCGGCTGTGCCAGCAACGACGGCTATCAGCAGCAGTCGACTCAGCAGGACGGCGGCAACACCAACACCTGGGGTGGCGCGGGTATCGGTGCCGTGGCCGGGGCGGTGGCCGGGGCCCTCAGCGGCCACGGTGGCAGCAGTACCCGCGACCGTGCGCTGATCGGCGCCGCCGCCGGTGCCGCGATCGGTGGCGGCGTCGGCGCCTACATGGACTCCCAGGAGAAGGAGCTGCGCAATCGTCTCGACGGCACCGGCATCGGGGTCGAGCGCAACGGCAACAATCTGATCCTCAACATGCCCAGCAACGTCACCTTCGGCTTCGATTCGAGCGAGCTGCAGACCCCGGCGCGCCAGGCGCTCAACGACGTCAACGCGGTGCTGCGTGCCTATCCGGACACGCGCATCGGTGTCGCTGGCTACACCGACAGCACCGGCGCCGAGAGCTACAACCAGAAGCTCTCCGAGCGTCGCGCCCAGGCGGTGGCGAGCTACCTCGAACAGGGCGGCGTCGAGTCCGGGCGGATCAGCGCGGTGGGCTATGGCGAGAGCCATCCGGTGGCGAGCAACGACACCGATGCCGGGCGTGCCCAGAACCGTCGCGTCGAGATCACCCTGACGCCGACGAAACAGTCCTGA
- a CDS encoding 23S rRNA (adenine(2030)-N(6))-methyltransferase RlmJ has protein sequence MLAYQHAYHAGNFADVHKHLGLFHLLEALTRKSSAISFVDTHAGRGLYPLAATETQKLAEYREGVERLWRRRQALAAEPALGAWLARLATLQSGPALEFYPGSPWWLGDALRPQDRLTLYELHPGEHQHLDAQAPSHANAQRLHADGLKGLCQRLPVPTPRLCALIDPSYERKEEYREVVDTLVQVVRKVRHAVVMIWYPLLPAGHHLTLLEGLREARIPKLWRSEITLREANAERGMYGSGLVLLNPPWQLDQTLDNAFATLAPLLAERAVHHGEWWTAER, from the coding sequence ATGCTGGCCTATCAGCACGCCTATCATGCCGGCAACTTCGCCGATGTACACAAGCACCTGGGACTCTTCCACCTGCTCGAGGCGCTGACGCGCAAGTCCTCTGCAATCAGTTTCGTCGATACCCATGCCGGGCGCGGCCTCTATCCGCTGGCGGCGACGGAGACGCAGAAGCTCGCCGAGTATCGCGAGGGTGTCGAGCGGCTATGGCGACGACGTCAGGCGCTGGCCGCCGAGCCTGCCCTGGGCGCCTGGCTGGCGCGGCTGGCCACGCTGCAGTCCGGCCCGGCGCTGGAGTTCTACCCGGGCTCGCCGTGGTGGCTCGGCGACGCGCTGCGCCCGCAGGATCGGCTGACGCTGTATGAACTGCACCCCGGTGAGCATCAGCACCTGGATGCGCAGGCGCCGAGCCATGCCAATGCCCAGCGGCTGCATGCCGACGGCCTCAAGGGACTGTGTCAGCGGCTGCCGGTACCCACGCCGCGGCTGTGCGCGTTGATCGACCCCAGCTACGAGCGCAAGGAGGAGTACCGCGAGGTGGTCGACACGCTCGTCCAGGTGGTGCGCAAGGTGCGCCACGCGGTGGTCATGATCTGGTATCCGCTGTTGCCGGCTGGGCATCATCTGACGCTGCTGGAGGGGCTGCGCGAGGCACGCATCCCCAAGCTGTGGCGCAGCGAGATCACCCTGCGCGAGGCCAACGCCGAGCGCGGCATGTACGGCAGCGGGCTGGTACTGCTCAACCCGCCGTGGCAGCTCGATCAGACCCTGGACAACGCCTTCGCCACGCTGGCACCGCTGCTCGCCGAGCGGGCGGTGCATCATGGGGAGTGGTGGACCGCGGAGCGTTGA